Proteins from one Dysgonomonas sp. HDW5A genomic window:
- a CDS encoding glycoside hydrolase family 2 TIM barrel-domain containing protein, with the protein MKKNIYLLLFAVICGNLYAQNNVPDWENPEVFAVNKEKTRATSLPFADETSALKNESMSSPYFKSLDGIWKFYWVPKISEVPAGFYKENYDVSKWADMKVPGNWEFNGYGIPMYVNVGFGFKAKPPHIDREDSPTGAYRREFTIPEDWDGRRVFIHFEGGTNSMYVWVNGEKVGYTENAKSPAEFDITKYVRKGKNTLACEVHKYSDGSYLEDQDMWRLGGINRSVYLYSTDQTRILDFFAHPDLDKNYKNGLFSLDLVLKNYTSSAKDQTVEVSILDKNGKKVFNSNQKVNIPADNTAETTIKGTVSSPLKWTAETPNLYTLVITLKDNKGKVIESTSHKIGFRKIEITDGQVFVNGKKVYFKGVNLHEFNTQTGQVVNREVMMRNIQLMKELNINAVRTSHYPQPPLWYELCDQYGIYLVAEANMESHGLGYGPDNVSNLPEWLGAHMDRIIRSVERDKNHPSVIFWSLGNESGNGKAFFEMYKWAKERDNSRPVQYEQAHQKDPNTDILCPMYPSWESMKRDAAKDLGRPYIMCEYAHAMGNSMGNFQEYWDLMRSSKNMQGGFIWEWYNHGFKTQDEQGRPYWAYGGDLKGYNKMNDGNFCIDGIISPDQNYLPHTHIVKKVYQNILFEPKDLNNGIITVINDFKFTDLTNKNYTYKWVLLKNGKVFGEGNFDAVIPADTKKDIKLNLPAITPEAGAEYYLQLFAYNKEQTPFTPAGFEVAKEEFAFDSNNYFTPATYTGSLNVEKGEDKITVKSGTISYEFSTKNGKSLLSVENDGKRVFRELPRLNFWRAPIDNDFGSWEQYALRIWDAAGQNVIYTYKGSQENGGAISFNYEAKLRGIEAKVDFTYTVNKDGSLTTDAHYKALSDDLPEMMRFGMLMTLPQEYNDFTWYGRGPWENYVDRNGDTFMGVWNGAVEDQYYPYIRPQEGGNKTDVRWLSLTDKSGKGILIKGAQPLSVSATNNRPEDLDPGMTKKQQHASDVLPRKEVVLCVDLFQRGVAGLDSWGAKPLDEYRFSDKEYKYSYTISILK; encoded by the coding sequence ATGAAAAAAAACATCTATCTGCTTCTATTTGCAGTCATCTGTGGTAATCTATATGCCCAGAACAATGTACCTGACTGGGAGAACCCGGAGGTATTTGCTGTAAATAAGGAAAAAACCAGAGCTACATCCCTGCCATTTGCGGACGAAACTTCGGCTCTCAAAAATGAGTCTATGTCTTCACCTTACTTTAAGTCGCTGGACGGAATCTGGAAATTTTATTGGGTACCCAAAATCAGCGAAGTTCCTGCCGGTTTCTACAAAGAGAACTACGATGTTTCGAAATGGGCGGATATGAAAGTTCCCGGAAACTGGGAGTTTAACGGATACGGCATACCTATGTATGTAAACGTAGGCTTCGGTTTCAAAGCAAAACCACCTCACATCGACAGAGAAGATTCGCCCACAGGAGCATATCGCAGAGAGTTTACAATTCCTGAAGACTGGGATGGTCGCCGCGTATTTATCCACTTCGAAGGCGGAACCAACTCGATGTATGTATGGGTGAATGGCGAAAAAGTAGGATATACAGAAAACGCAAAAAGCCCTGCTGAATTTGATATCACAAAATACGTCCGTAAAGGAAAGAACACCCTTGCTTGTGAAGTACACAAATATAGCGATGGTTCGTATCTCGAAGATCAGGACATGTGGCGTTTAGGTGGTATCAACAGGAGTGTATATTTATACTCGACAGATCAAACACGTATCTTGGATTTCTTTGCACACCCCGATCTGGATAAAAATTACAAAAACGGATTATTCTCTTTAGACCTTGTATTGAAAAACTATACCAGTTCGGCAAAAGATCAAACCGTAGAAGTTTCCATCTTAGACAAAAATGGTAAAAAGGTATTTAACAGTAATCAGAAAGTAAATATTCCTGCCGATAATACAGCAGAGACTACCATCAAAGGAACTGTTTCGTCTCCCCTTAAATGGACGGCAGAAACTCCTAATCTGTACACTTTGGTTATAACATTAAAAGATAACAAGGGCAAGGTTATAGAATCGACTTCTCACAAAATCGGATTCAGAAAAATAGAAATCACCGACGGACAAGTTTTTGTTAACGGTAAGAAAGTATACTTCAAAGGTGTAAATCTACACGAATTCAATACTCAAACAGGACAAGTCGTAAACCGTGAGGTGATGATGCGTAATATTCAGTTGATGAAAGAACTAAACATAAATGCAGTACGCACATCACACTATCCTCAACCTCCCCTTTGGTACGAATTATGCGATCAATATGGTATCTATTTAGTAGCCGAAGCAAATATGGAATCGCACGGTTTGGGGTATGGACCTGATAATGTATCCAATCTACCCGAATGGCTGGGTGCTCATATGGATAGAATAATCCGTTCGGTTGAAAGAGACAAAAATCACCCATCCGTAATATTCTGGTCGTTAGGAAATGAATCGGGTAACGGCAAAGCCTTTTTCGAGATGTATAAATGGGCTAAAGAAAGAGACAACAGCCGCCCTGTTCAGTACGAGCAAGCACATCAGAAAGATCCTAATACCGATATTCTTTGTCCGATGTACCCATCTTGGGAATCTATGAAAAGGGATGCCGCCAAAGATTTAGGACGTCCTTACATTATGTGCGAGTATGCTCATGCCATGGGTAACAGTATGGGGAATTTCCAGGAATATTGGGATTTGATGCGTAGCAGTAAAAATATGCAAGGTGGTTTTATCTGGGAATGGTACAATCACGGATTCAAAACTCAGGATGAACAAGGACGTCCTTATTGGGCATACGGTGGAGACCTTAAGGGATACAATAAAATGAATGATGGTAACTTCTGTATTGATGGTATCATAAGTCCCGATCAGAATTACCTGCCTCATACTCATATTGTAAAGAAAGTATATCAAAATATTCTGTTCGAACCTAAAGATTTGAATAACGGTATTATTACTGTAATCAATGACTTTAAATTCACAGACCTTACCAACAAGAATTATACTTACAAATGGGTACTTCTTAAAAATGGAAAAGTATTCGGTGAAGGTAATTTTGATGCAGTAATCCCTGCTGATACTAAAAAAGACATCAAACTGAATCTACCGGCAATCACACCCGAAGCAGGAGCAGAATACTATCTGCAACTATTTGCTTATAATAAGGAACAAACACCGTTTACCCCTGCAGGATTCGAGGTGGCTAAAGAAGAATTTGCATTCGATTCGAATAACTACTTTACACCTGCAACTTATACAGGTTCTTTAAACGTAGAGAAAGGGGAAGATAAGATTACTGTAAAATCGGGTACAATCAGCTACGAATTCTCGACTAAAAACGGTAAGAGCCTTCTATCAGTAGAGAATGACGGAAAAAGAGTATTTCGTGAACTTCCCCGCTTGAATTTCTGGCGTGCTCCTATCGATAACGATTTCGGATCATGGGAACAATACGCTTTACGTATATGGGATGCCGCCGGACAGAACGTTATTTATACATACAAAGGGTCTCAGGAAAACGGTGGTGCCATATCATTCAATTATGAGGCAAAACTCAGAGGTATTGAAGCAAAAGTTGATTTCACTTATACCGTAAATAAAGACGGTAGCCTTACTACTGATGCTCATTATAAAGCCTTATCGGATGACCTGCCCGAAATGATGCGTTTCGGTATGCTCATGACTCTACCCCAAGAATACAATGACTTCACTTGGTATGGTCGTGGTCCTTGGGAGAATTATGTAGACCGAAACGGCGATACCTTTATGGGCGTTTGGAACGGTGCTGTTGAAGATCAGTATTATCCATACATCCGTCCTCAGGAAGGTGGTAACAAAACCGATGTACGCTGGTTATCCTTAACAGACAAATCAGGTAAAGGCATTCTTATAAAAGGAGCACAACCTTTATCGGTGAGTGCGACCAATAATCGACCCGAAGACCTCGATCCGGGAATGACTAAGAAGCAACAACATGCTTCCGATGTATTACCTCGTAAAGAAGTAGTTCTTTGTGTTGACTTATTCCAACGCGGAGTTGCCGGGCTAGATTCTTGGGGAGCAAAACCTCTGGATGAATACCGATTCAGTGATAAAGAATACAAGTACAGTTATACAATCAGTATTTTGAAATAA
- a CDS encoding DUF2264 domain-containing protein, whose amino-acid sequence MKKILTLLFFACTCYSVQLQAAEPTPDRTYWANLLYKISEPVLSNMSKGELVKNMQVEVSPTWDGRRTRVTYMEAFGRLMAGLAPWLSLPDDNTSEGKQRKQLREWALKSYAHAVDPDSPDYLQWDKEGQALVDAAYVANSFLRAPKQLWEPLDEVTKKRYVDEFQKLRWVDPPYTNWLLFSAMIETFLLSIDEQYDAYRIHSAIRKIEEWYVGDGWYADGTHFAFDYYNSYVIQPMYVEVLEVLVTKNRMVKQETLDIARKRMQRYGLILERFISPEGSFPAFGRSMTYRMGAFQPLALLSWRQELPEELSEGQVRSALTCVMKRMFEAKGNFNEKGFLQLGFAGHQPNLADWYTNNGSLYLTSLTFLPLGLPADHSFWAAPAEDWTAKKAWSGEDFPKDHAIGF is encoded by the coding sequence ATGAAAAAGATTCTCACCTTACTTTTTTTCGCTTGTACTTGTTATTCTGTGCAGTTACAAGCAGCAGAACCAACTCCCGACCGCACTTATTGGGCAAATCTGCTTTATAAAATATCCGAGCCTGTATTGAGTAATATGAGTAAAGGCGAACTCGTAAAAAACATGCAGGTAGAAGTAAGCCCCACGTGGGATGGTCGCCGTACCAGAGTAACGTATATGGAAGCTTTCGGACGCCTGATGGCAGGTTTAGCACCTTGGTTAAGTCTGCCCGATGACAATACTTCCGAAGGAAAACAAAGAAAGCAATTAAGAGAATGGGCTTTAAAAAGCTATGCACATGCAGTAGACCCTGATAGTCCCGATTATCTGCAATGGGATAAAGAAGGGCAAGCTCTTGTAGATGCAGCCTATGTAGCAAATAGCTTTTTAAGGGCACCCAAACAATTGTGGGAACCTCTGGATGAAGTGACAAAAAAACGCTATGTTGACGAATTTCAAAAACTACGTTGGGTAGATCCACCCTATACCAATTGGTTACTGTTTTCGGCAATGATCGAAACATTCCTCCTGTCAATAGACGAGCAATACGACGCATACCGCATTCACAGTGCCATTCGTAAAATAGAAGAATGGTATGTGGGAGACGGATGGTATGCCGACGGAACCCATTTTGCATTCGATTACTACAACAGCTATGTTATTCAACCAATGTATGTTGAAGTTCTGGAAGTATTGGTAACTAAAAACAGAATGGTAAAACAAGAGACCTTAGATATTGCCCGCAAGCGTATGCAACGATACGGACTTATTTTAGAACGTTTTATATCACCCGAAGGATCATTCCCTGCTTTTGGGCGGTCTATGACATACCGCATGGGAGCTTTTCAACCGTTAGCTTTATTATCGTGGCGACAAGAATTACCCGAAGAGCTAAGCGAAGGGCAGGTTCGAAGTGCATTGACATGCGTTATGAAAAGAATGTTTGAAGCTAAAGGCAATTTCAATGAGAAAGGATTTCTTCAACTGGGGTTTGCGGGACACCAACCCAATCTTGCCGATTGGTACACCAACAACGGTAGTCTGTACCTGACCTCCCTCACATTTCTACCGTTGGGACTACCTGCTGATCATTCGTTCTGGGCGGCTCCCGCTGAAGATTGGACTGCTAAAAAAGCTTGGTCGGGAGAAGATTTCCCCAAAGATCATGCTATCGGATTTTAA
- a CDS encoding hybrid sensor histidine kinase/response regulator transcription factor: MAQFPSNSVQRIFQDKDGYIWFGTLDGLCRYDAYRLLTFRSNLNNPNLLTNNEITCISEDKNNNLWIGTREGLNILNRETFQIVHLKDSLIRREHIRSILTASDGTIWVGVGNGIYRYDSNFKRIKHYTSDATNASLPSNGVNSITEDSERNIWVLLWRGGLHKYNKTTDSFIHYPNIGTTNNPFRIFLDNHKQYWICTWGDGIYKFYPSRSGQDMYVSQKIFNKERQQPEDTFFSIVQDDLQGYIWAMSFSGLYALEYANDGSVKQADISHLFKETNNIFSEIIKDRSGNLWIGAFSEGALTINFNKPEIHNYPLKVITQKVGVVPNVTSIYEDKDGVMWLNQNRLGLVLYYPQQKEIKLFSDFPQLRDIQGFRNTACIKGFTSTDNIWAGLENEPIIYVLNRKGGVVTIEEEINLALYQSNPGLPRMFFEDRKKNIWVVTSGGLFMKPFGKDKIVHIDSSFGALTGITEDRDGSIWVSSENSGVYELTSADGIDYSKSEIRNYNEKSDNLISDNIQSIYADGSNRIWIGTKEGNIIVYDKSKNSFTDYTKSCGMFGEAILDIVVDNYNRIWISTNKRITEYNPENGASRDYTVSDGLLVNSFLKGSYFKSGSDKIYFGGNRGISSFASSDKLSENPKPSKVLITDVKIQNQSVLQGFSDSRFNAISQTLTIYPDDRNIEIDFSSLNYTFPGKIQYAYKMEGVDDDWVYTGNNRQFATYNQLGKGSYTFYVKATDENRLWSSEVTMFKIEKLPAFYETLWAYLIYSILVLIILYWALRIVQNRLKLRNELKIAQIEKEKSEELTQTKLRYFTNISHDFLTPLTIISCLIDDIETSSRKQLLQYSIMRSNVNRLKRLLQQVLDFRKVESGNMKLKITSGDVVTFIKDVCHTHFSPLIQKKKIDFIFSSEVNSKQAYFDADKIDKVVFNLLSNAFKYTPQNGNIKVELRFQKEDNHEWLTISISDSGVGIAPEDLNNVFTRFYYNSRTDASETNGIGLSLTKDLVGLHHGTISAESRLNEGTSFIVKIPVDRESFKDFELVESSQVLIAEESFDLPPIEEWEDVNTNSNKGNANLLLVEDNEDLLHTMSKILSGRYHVLTASNGVEAMGVLKAENIDIIISDVMMPEMDGLELCRTLKRNIETSHISILLLTAKNSVDDRIECYNAGADGYISKPFDLKVLEARINNFITNKKDKQQEFKSNVEINISTLEYPTLDEQFLKNAIEIIERYLSETEFDVNTFAEYLNMSKSSLYRKIKTMSGLSPIEFIRNIRLKHACQMLKDKSISISEVAYSVGFSDPKYFTSCFKTEFNITPSEYQKR; this comes from the coding sequence ATGGCTCAGTTTCCTTCAAATTCGGTTCAACGGATTTTTCAGGATAAGGACGGGTATATCTGGTTTGGCACTTTAGATGGTTTATGCAGATATGATGCCTATAGGTTATTGACCTTTAGGTCGAATCTGAATAATCCGAATCTGTTGACAAATAATGAGATTACCTGTATTTCGGAAGATAAGAATAATAACTTATGGATAGGAACCAGAGAGGGGCTGAATATCTTGAATAGGGAAACTTTTCAGATTGTTCATTTAAAGGACTCCCTTATCAGGCGAGAGCATATACGGTCTATATTGACAGCCTCCGATGGTACGATATGGGTGGGCGTGGGTAATGGTATTTATAGATATGATTCTAATTTTAAAAGGATAAAGCATTATACGTCGGATGCAACAAACGCTTCGCTACCCTCTAACGGGGTGAATTCTATCACCGAAGATTCGGAGAGGAATATCTGGGTATTACTGTGGAGAGGCGGACTGCATAAATACAATAAAACGACCGATTCTTTTATTCATTATCCCAATATAGGAACAACCAATAATCCGTTTCGGATATTTCTGGATAATCATAAGCAATATTGGATATGTACATGGGGCGATGGGATTTATAAATTTTACCCTTCCAGAAGCGGACAGGATATGTACGTAAGTCAGAAGATTTTCAACAAGGAACGGCAGCAACCCGAAGATACATTTTTCAGTATAGTGCAGGACGATTTGCAAGGATATATCTGGGCGATGTCATTTTCGGGATTGTATGCTCTCGAATACGCAAATGACGGATCGGTAAAGCAGGCTGATATATCGCACCTGTTTAAAGAGACAAATAATATATTCAGTGAAATTATTAAAGACCGAAGTGGTAATCTCTGGATCGGGGCTTTCAGTGAAGGGGCGTTGACTATAAATTTCAATAAGCCAGAGATTCATAATTATCCTTTAAAGGTCATAACTCAGAAGGTAGGTGTAGTACCCAATGTGACCTCTATTTATGAAGATAAAGACGGGGTGATGTGGTTAAATCAAAACCGTTTGGGGCTGGTTCTTTATTATCCCCAGCAGAAAGAAATAAAACTTTTTAGCGATTTTCCACAGCTTCGAGATATTCAAGGGTTTCGAAACACGGCTTGTATAAAAGGCTTTACAAGTACCGATAATATTTGGGCGGGGTTAGAGAACGAACCTATTATATATGTGTTGAATCGAAAAGGTGGAGTAGTTACCATAGAAGAAGAAATTAATCTGGCTTTATATCAGTCTAACCCCGGTCTTCCCCGAATGTTTTTTGAGGACAGGAAAAAGAATATCTGGGTTGTTACTTCGGGGGGACTGTTTATGAAACCTTTTGGTAAGGATAAAATTGTACATATTGACAGTTCTTTCGGAGCATTGACGGGTATAACCGAAGATCGTGACGGTTCTATTTGGGTTAGTAGCGAGAATAGTGGTGTGTATGAACTCACATCTGCTGATGGTATTGATTACAGCAAATCTGAAATAAGAAACTACAATGAAAAATCGGATAACCTGATTAGTGATAATATACAGTCGATATATGCCGATGGAAGTAATCGGATCTGGATTGGAACCAAGGAGGGGAATATTATAGTATATGATAAAAGTAAAAACTCATTTACGGATTATACAAAATCGTGTGGAATGTTCGGCGAAGCTATTCTTGATATTGTAGTGGATAATTATAATCGTATCTGGATATCTACCAACAAGAGGATTACCGAATATAACCCCGAAAACGGTGCTTCGAGAGATTATACGGTTTCGGATGGATTGCTAGTAAACTCGTTTCTGAAAGGTTCGTATTTTAAGAGTGGTTCCGATAAAATATATTTTGGAGGTAATCGGGGTATAAGTTCTTTTGCGTCATCCGATAAATTATCGGAAAATCCCAAGCCATCAAAAGTGTTGATTACTGATGTTAAGATTCAAAATCAATCGGTACTTCAAGGATTCTCCGATTCACGGTTTAATGCAATTTCTCAGACTTTGACTATTTATCCCGATGACAGAAATATAGAAATTGATTTTTCGTCTCTCAACTATACCTTTCCGGGAAAGATACAATATGCGTATAAAATGGAAGGTGTGGACGATGATTGGGTATATACGGGCAACAACCGCCAGTTTGCTACGTATAATCAATTGGGAAAAGGATCGTATACGTTTTATGTAAAAGCCACAGACGAAAATCGCTTGTGGAGTAGTGAAGTTACTATGTTTAAGATTGAGAAACTTCCTGCATTTTATGAAACCTTATGGGCATATCTAATATATAGCATTCTTGTTTTAATAATTCTTTATTGGGCATTGCGGATTGTTCAGAATCGTTTAAAATTGCGTAATGAACTGAAAATAGCTCAGATTGAAAAAGAAAAATCGGAGGAACTTACTCAAACCAAGCTACGCTATTTTACCAATATTTCGCATGACTTTCTTACTCCTCTGACTATAATTTCGTGCCTGATTGATGATATCGAAACATCATCCAGGAAGCAGTTGCTGCAGTATTCAATTATGCGATCGAATGTGAATCGCTTGAAGCGTTTATTGCAGCAGGTTCTTGATTTCCGAAAGGTGGAGAGTGGAAATATGAAACTCAAAATAACAAGCGGTGATGTGGTAACTTTTATAAAGGATGTTTGTCATACGCACTTCTCTCCGTTGATCCAGAAGAAGAAAATTGATTTTATTTTTTCGTCGGAGGTAAATTCGAAGCAGGCTTATTTTGATGCAGATAAGATTGATAAAGTAGTATTTAATCTTTTGTCAAATGCTTTTAAATACACACCTCAGAATGGGAATATAAAAGTGGAATTACGGTTTCAGAAAGAAGATAATCACGAGTGGTTAACGATAAGTATCAGTGACAGTGGGGTAGGGATTGCTCCCGAAGACCTGAATAATGTATTTACCCGTTTCTATTACAATAGCCGAACCGATGCCAGTGAAACCAATGGGATAGGGCTTTCGCTGACCAAAGATTTGGTCGGATTGCATCACGGGACTATTTCGGCGGAAAGCCGATTAAATGAGGGGACAAGCTTTATTGTTAAGATTCCGGTTGATAGAGAGAGTTTTAAAGACTTCGAATTGGTAGAATCGTCACAAGTACTTATTGCAGAAGAAAGTTTCGATTTACCTCCGATAGAAGAATGGGAAGATGTAAATACGAATAGCAACAAGGGTAATGCCAATCTATTGCTTGTTGAGGACAATGAAGATTTGTTGCATACTATGAGCAAAATTTTATCAGGTCGCTACCATGTGCTTACGGCTTCGAATGGTGTTGAAGCAATGGGGGTTTTGAAAGCAGAAAATATAGATATAATTATCAGTGATGTAATGATGCCCGAAATGGATGGATTGGAACTTTGCCGTACATTGAAGAGGAATATAGAAACAAGCCACATCTCAATTTTATTGCTTACAGCAAAGAATAGTGTGGACGATCGTATCGAATGTTATAATGCAGGAGCCGATGGTTATATTTCGAAACCATTCGATTTGAAGGTCTTGGAGGCAAGAATCAATAATTTTATAACCAACAAGAAAGACAAGCAGCAGGAATTTAAGTCGAATGTGGAGATAAACATCTCAACACTTGAATATCCGACTCTTGACGAACAGTTCTTAAAGAATGCAATAGAAATTATAGAGAGGTATCTTTCGGAAACTGAATTTGATGTGAATACTTTTGCTGAATATTTGAATATGTCAAAGTCGTCTCTGTATCGTAAAATAAAGACTATGAGCGGATTGTCTCCGATAGAATTTATACGTAATATCCGTTTGAAGCATGCTTGTCAGATGCTTAAAGATAAATCGATCTCAATCTCAGAGGTTGCTTATTCCGTTGGATTCTCAGACCCGAAATATTTTACGTCTTGTTTCAAAACCGAATTTAATATTACACCTAGCGAATATCAGAAGAGGTGA
- a CDS encoding RagB/SusD family nutrient uptake outer membrane protein, giving the protein MNLRLNKWGAFDPNDTFGWATVKDWILMRWGETYLLLAEAQFKQGKTTEAANTINVLRERAFPNYPAQGKVSASDITLDFILDERARELIGEENRRMTLMRTGTLVERAKLNTTKYKPIVGISKTNLLLPIPLTEIQLNKDAVLEQNPGYD; this is encoded by the coding sequence ATTAACCTTCGCCTTAACAAATGGGGAGCTTTTGATCCAAATGACACTTTCGGATGGGCTACGGTTAAAGACTGGATTTTGATGCGATGGGGAGAAACTTACCTGCTACTTGCCGAAGCTCAGTTTAAGCAAGGTAAAACAACGGAGGCTGCCAATACAATCAATGTGCTTCGCGAACGTGCATTTCCTAATTATCCGGCACAAGGAAAAGTTTCGGCATCCGACATTACATTGGATTTTATACTTGATGAACGTGCCAGAGAGCTTATCGGTGAAGAAAACCGCCGCATGACATTGATGCGTACAGGAACCTTAGTCGAACGGGCTAAACTGAATACCACCAAATATAAACCGATAGTGGGGATAAGCAAAACAAATCTTCTACTGCCTATACCTCTGACTGAAATTCAATTGAATAAAGATGCTGTATTGGAGCAAAATCCGGGATATGATTAA
- a CDS encoding glycoside hydrolase family 88 protein, whose amino-acid sequence MRKFRTSFLFLIPLFTFSYIGCSNNKTATRSESNLPARTEVIEIIQKVNGNWQASHPNHENSFWHRAAYHTGNMAAYEVTKIENYKAYSEAWAEHNLWMGAQSNDTSKWKYSYGESDEYVLFGDFQTCFQVYIDLYNLNPDEKKIARAKQVMEYQMSTPNNDYWWWADGLYMAMPVMTKLYKLTDNELYLDKLYEYFSFARDLMYDSESKLFYRDAKYIYPKHKTDNGLKDFWARGNGWVFAAMPKTLENLPETNAHRAEYIKIYQDMAIAIADSQQEDGSWTRSMLDPQHAPGPETSGTAFFTYGFLWGINNGILDKATYLPVVEKSWKYLSETALQPDGKIGYVQPIGEKAIPGQVVDVNSTADFGVGAFLLAASELVKYLDKQQ is encoded by the coding sequence ATGAGAAAATTCAGAACATCTTTTTTATTTCTTATTCCTCTTTTTACTTTCTCCTATATAGGATGTAGTAATAATAAAACCGCCACACGGTCAGAATCGAACTTACCCGCCCGAACTGAGGTTATCGAAATCATTCAAAAAGTAAACGGGAACTGGCAGGCATCACACCCCAATCACGAAAATTCATTCTGGCATCGGGCAGCCTATCATACTGGAAACATGGCAGCTTATGAGGTCACCAAAATTGAGAATTACAAAGCTTATTCCGAAGCGTGGGCAGAACATAATCTTTGGATGGGGGCTCAATCGAACGATACTTCGAAATGGAAATACAGTTATGGAGAAAGTGACGAATATGTGCTTTTCGGAGATTTCCAGACTTGTTTTCAAGTATATATCGACTTATACAACTTGAATCCCGATGAGAAGAAAATAGCCAGAGCCAAACAAGTAATGGAATACCAGATGTCAACACCAAATAACGATTATTGGTGGTGGGCAGACGGTCTGTACATGGCAATGCCTGTAATGACTAAACTCTATAAACTTACAGATAACGAATTGTATCTCGATAAATTATACGAATACTTTTCGTTTGCCAGAGATCTGATGTATGACTCCGAAAGTAAATTATTCTATCGAGATGCCAAATATATTTATCCGAAGCATAAAACTGATAACGGACTAAAAGACTTTTGGGCGAGAGGTAACGGATGGGTTTTCGCAGCCATGCCCAAAACGTTGGAAAATCTCCCTGAAACCAATGCACATCGGGCAGAATACATCAAAATCTATCAGGATATGGCAATTGCCATTGCAGACAGTCAACAGGAAGATGGTTCGTGGACACGGTCTATGCTCGACCCTCAACATGCACCGGGACCTGAAACCAGTGGAACGGCTTTCTTTACTTATGGCTTCTTATGGGGGATAAACAATGGAATCCTTGATAAAGCAACCTATTTACCTGTCGTAGAAAAAAGCTGGAAATATCTATCGGAAACAGCTTTACAACCCGATGGTAAAATTGGGTATGTACAACCCATTGGAGAAAAAGCAATACCGGGACAAGTGGTAGACGTAAACTCGACTGCCGATTTTGGTGTAGGAGCATTTCTTCTGGCAGCCTCCGAATTAGTAAAATATCTGGATAAGCAGCAGTAA